Part of the Sphingomonadaceae bacterium OTU29LAMAA1 genome, CCAGACCCTGCTCCGCTACACCGTGCCCGGTGTGCCGGACCTGTATCAGGGCACCGAGCTGGCGGACCTCAGCCTCGTCGATCCCGACAACCGCCGCCCGGTCGATTACGCCGCCCGTGCCGCGTTGCTGGGGCGCGACGATGCTCCGGCCAAATTCCGCCTGATCGCCGATCTGCTGGCGTTGCGGCGCGCGCATCCCGGGCTGTTCGCCGCTGGCGATTACCGACCGGTGGCGGTCGAGGGCAGCGACCGCATCCTCGCCTTCACCCGCACCGCCGGTGGAAAGACGCTGAAGGTCGCGGCACTCGTTCGCGGCACCGCGATACCCGATGCGACCATCGCCTTCGACGACAAGCCCGTGTCTGCCCGCGACGCGTTCGGCGAGCGCGTCATCTGGTACGCCGTCACCTGATCGTCCGCGGCTCCCCAAAACAAAAGGGCCCCGAAAACCCGCAGGTTTTCGAGGCCCTTTCGATGGTGGGCGTGGCAAGGATTGAACTTGCGACCCCTGCGATGTCAACACAGTGCTCTACCACTGAGCTACACGCCCGCCGGAGGTGGGCCATTAGCCGGGGCTGGCCCGGCTGGCAAGCGGTCAATTCGGTAAAATTAGCTCAACCCACTAACACTACCCACCTCAAACACGCGGTCGACCTCGGCGACGAGATCGCGCAGGTGGAACGGCTTCGACAGGACCCGCGCATTTGGCATCTCCCGCCCGGCCTTCAGCGTCACCGCTGCAAAGCCGGTGATGAACATCACGCGCAGGCCCGGCACCATTTCGGCGGCGCGGCGCGCCAGTTCGATGCCGTCCATCTCGGGCATCACGATATCGGTCAGTAGCAGGTCGAACGTCTCGGTTTCGAGCAACGGGATCGCCGCCGTACCGCGATCCACGGGCGAAACGGCATAACCCGCGCGTTCCAGCGCCCGCGTCAGATATTCGCGCATGATCTGGTCGTCTTCGGCCAGCAGGATTCTGATCATCGCTTCGTCGGTCCCCATTCGCGGCCGCATCTATGACGATGAGGTGTGAAGATTTCCAGAGCGCCGAACGCGCGAAACCGCTAAGCCGTGCCACAGATGGACGCTTCGTTCGAACGGATCGGCGGTCAGGAGCCGGATGGCACACCGCTGAGCCCTGTAGTGCTGTCGGTGCCGCACGCCGGCCGTGATTATCCGCTGGCGTTGCGCACCGCGCTACGCGTGCCCGAAGCCGCATTGGTGGTGCTGGAGGATCGCTACGTCGATCACGTCGCGCAGGGCGCTCGATCGGTCGAGACGATGCTGGTGCAACATCGCGCCCGTGCGTGGATCGATCTCAACCGCAGCGAGGCCGAGCGGGATGCCCGCGTCGACGAGGGCGCGCGATCGCATAGTCAGCCCACCGCGTCGACCAAGTTGCGCAGCGGTCTGGGGCTCGTCCCCCGTCGCGCCGGGGCGGCCGGCGACCTGTGGCGACGCCGCTTCACCGGGGCGGAGGTCGCGGCCCGTATCGTCGAGGATTATCGCCCGTATCACGAAGCGCTTGCCATGACGCTGGCCGCAGCGCGGGACAGGTTCGGGATCGCGGTGCTGCTCGACATACATTCGATGCCAGCGGTCGGTCCGCATGCCCGGATCGTGTTGGGCGACCGGTTTGGCCAGGCATCCGCCGGTCGCTTCGTCACGCGACTGGAGGCGGCAGCGGCGCAAACCGGCGTACGCACCGCGCTCAACACCCCCTACGCCGGCGGTCACATCCTGGAGCGGCAGGGCGCGCCGTCGCGGAATATCCACGCGATCCAGATCGAGATCGACCGGACTCTGTATCTCGACCCTATGCTCGACCGGCCCGGCACCGGTATGGCGCAGACCATCGCGATGCTGCGCACGATGATCGACGCTGTCACGGATGAGGCACTGGCAGGGCAAGCAGGCGCCACCGCGCTGGCAGCCGAATGAACGACATAAAAAAACCACCCCGTGCTGTTCGCACGAGGTGGCCAAGGTTCAGGGAGGAGGCACACTGAAAGTGTGCCATACGGCGTCGCGAAAGGGGGGACACGAGCGCCGTACAGAAGTAAAATAGGTGAACCGTGGATTGGTTCAACCCCGACGTACCCGCCCGATGATTATTTTTGCGAATGCCCTGTTCCGCGAGCCGATGCCGTAATCTGCCGCCGGACCTATCGACGCAACGCAGGCGCCATGCGGGTAAGCACGGTGTCGCGCAGGATCAGGTGATGCCGCAAGGCCGCTGCGATATGGAGCACCACCAACGCCGCCATGAGCCAGCCGATCGGCCCGTGCGCATCATGGCCAAGATCGGCCAGCCCCTTGCCGACCGGCAGCGTCGGAACATCGAACAGGCCGAACCACAGCAGCGGTCGGTGCGGACCGGGCCCCGACACCATCAGCCAACCGGTCAGCGGCATCGCGATCATCAGCAGGTACAAGGTCCAGTGCGTCGCGTGGGCGACGCCTTTTTCCCATACAGGCGTGCCGGCGGGCAAGGCGGGCGGTCGATGGGCAAGGCGCCAGGCGACGCGCCCGGCGGTCAGCAACAGCACGGTGATGCCGATCGCTTTATGCGCGCCCATCAGGGATCGCAGCACCGGAATGGCGTCGTGGCCGATCCCGATAACCAGATTGACGATGACCAGCACCGCGATCGACCAGTGAAAGGCGATCGCGACACCGGAATAATATTCGCCGCGGGAAAATCCTGCCATGTCGAGTCCCTTGCCGTAAGGATCCGACAGTCCCCCGCGCGCATGGCAGGGTCAAGCGCGGACGATAGTCACCGGCGGCCGGTCGGGAGAGCCGCAGGCGCCCCCCCGCCGCGCATCAGCCGATCTGCGGCTGCGGCGTCTTGCCCAGCGTGACCTGGCGCGCGAAGATTTCGCGCATCAGCGACAGCGAGAACAGGTGCGCGTACAACAGCGGCAGCATGCCCGACTGCGACATCTTGCGCAGCTGGTCGCCGCGCAGGCCTGCAAGCTTTTCCTCGTTGATCATCTGGAAGCCGCGATAGACGAACGGCTGCTGGTTCTGATCGGCCTGGATCGTCACCTCGCCCTCCATCAGCAGCTCCTGCTCGCGCAGCTCGTTCATGAAAGCCTGCGTACGCGCACCGGCCTGTTCGAACTGCTCGGCGAAGTCGAGAATCGCCTTTGTCGTCTGGCTCGGCTGGCCGTTCTCGAACAGCACGTCGCCCTCGTCGAACGCGCCGAGCGCTTCGGACGTCGGATCGAAGCAGAGCGACAGCTCGTCTGAGTCGGGGCGCAGGCGGGCGAGCATATACGGATAGCGTCGCACATAGGCCGGCACGTAGAAGTTCGTCTCGGTCAGCTTGCCGTCGTCGCCCATGAAGACGTTGACGCCTTCGTTAAGGCCCATCAGCGCCAGCGGAATGGCATCTTCGCCAACCGAGAATACGATCGGCATGTGACGCTGCACCATCGGGAATTCGTCCGTGGTGATCGGCACCGCATGCTGCCCGACCAGGAACGGTGCACTGTCCTGCTGCCGCACGCGCCAGGTCGCGTGGGTCTCGCTCGAAAGCGGCTCGAGGCCATTGTAGAACAGGGGAAGCGGCGCGCTGGCCATCGGAACTCTCCACGTCGTAATGTGTTTGCGGCGCAGCCGCGGTTGGCGCGTTGCTCTATTGGGCCGCAGCCTCAGGCGCAAGCGCGACGAGCTTGCCCGGATTGAGGATGTAGAGCGGGTCCATCGCCGTTTTGATCGCGCGGAGCGTCGCCAGCCGCGCCGGTGACGATAGCCGCTCCAGCTCGCCGCGCTTCATCTGGCCGATGCCATGCTCCGCGGCGATCGACCCGCCCGCGGCAATGACCAGATCGTCGACGAATCGCGTCACCTCCGGCACGTTCTCGGCATACCAGACGTCCGGGTCGGTACCCGGAGCAGCCCGGACGTGGAAGTGGATGTTGCCATCGCCCAGATGGCCGAAACCGCTGGCGTGCGTCCCGGGAAAGCGCGCCTCGCACGCCGCCGCCGCCTCGATCATGAACCGCGGCATGGTCTCCACCGGCACCGACAGATCGTGCTGCGATGCCGGTCCCAACGCCCGTTCCGAGTCGGAGATCGACTCGCGGATGCGCCAGAACGCTGCCGCCTGTGCCTCGCTGGCGGCGATCGTTGCATCGGCGACCAGATTGTCCCCCAGCGCATCGGCTAGCAGGCGCTCCATCAGCGCAGCTCCCATGGCATCGGTATGCTCGATCAGGACATGCCACGCATGATCGCCAACAACCGGCGCCCGCGCGCCGGGAACGTAGGCGAGCACCGCGGCCAGCGATTCGCGTGGCAGGATTTCGAAACTTTCCAGCGCCTCGGTCGCCTGCTGGAAGCGGCGGAGCAGAATAAGGGCAGCCTTTGGGTCGGCGACCGTCACCCAGGCCGTCGCACGAATCTCAGGCACAGGCACCAGCCGGAGCGTTGCGGCGGTGACGACGCCCAGCGTCCCCTCCGCCCCGACCAGCAATTGTGTCAGGTCGTATCCGCGATTGTCCTTCTTCAGCGCCGCCAGACCGTCGTGGATGCTGCCATCCGCCAGCACCACTTCGAGCCCCGCGACCAGGCCGCGCATCGATCCGAAGCGCAGCACCTGCGTTCCCCCGGCATTGGTAGACACGAGTCCGCCGATGGTCGCGCTGCCCTTTGCGCCCAGCGTAAGTGGGAAACGACGCTCCACCGCCGATGCCGCGTCGTGCAGGTCGGACAGGATTACTCCCGCCTCCGCCACCGCCAGCCCGGCTTCTGCATCGACCGACCGGATGCGATTCATTCGCCGCAACGACAGGATCAGCGCCGAACCGTCCGCAGGCGGGGTCGCTCCGCCCACCATCGAGCTGTTGCCGCCCTGTGGCACCAGCGGAACCCGATGTCGCACCGCCGCCGCGACGATCGCCGAAACCTCCGCGGTCGAAGCCGGCGCCAGTAAGGCCGGGGACCGACCGTGGAAGCGCCGGCGCCAGTCGGTTTCCCATGGTGCGATATCGGCAGGATCGGTGATGATGCCGTTCGGTCCCAAATCGGGACGGAGCGCATCGAGCATGGCGGATTGCGCGGGCGTCATGCCGCGGTGCGCTAGGCCAAGTTCATCGCGTGTTCAACGACGGTGGCTAGGAACCGGAGCCTGCCATGCTGCATCCCGCCTTCCCCGTATCCCTCCTCGCCCTCGCTGCACCCGCCGTCGCGTTTGTCGGCGATGCGCTGGCGCAACTCGACGGGGTGCAATGGGCGCAGGCGACGATCCACGAACGCGTCGTGATTCGCGTTCCCCGTATGAGCATGAGCCGATCGGTCGGGCGCGTCGCAATTCCGGCACCGATCGTCCGCTACAAGGAAAAGAAGGGGCCGAAGTGCGTCGCCGTCGCCGATCTTGGCGGCGCGTTGATCACCGAAGCTGGTGCGGTCGATCTCGTGATGGCAGGCGGCAAGCGTCTGCGTGCGAAACTGGACGACGATTGCGGACCGATGGACTTCTATAGCGGCTTCTACCTGCGCCCCGCCGCCGACGGAAAGGTGTGCGCCGATCGGGACGTCATCCGGATGCGTTCGGGAGCCAGTTGCGGAATCAGCACGTTCAAGACGCTTCAGGTCTCTCGCTGACCGCCTTTTCTTGACTTTTGCTGGCAAATCCGCAAGCGCCCGGTTAGCGTTGCTGCGCGCGTGTGCGGCCGTTCTTTTCCGGACCTTTGCATGAGCCTTTTGGCATGAGCTTCGCCGACCTCGGCCTTTCCGACGAACTCCTGACGGCGGTCACCGACGCCGGCTATACGGAGCCGACCCCGATCCAGGCGCAGGCGATCCCGTCGGTACTGATGATGCGCGACCTGATTGGCATCGCCCAGACGGGAACGGGCAAGACTGCCGCGTTCGTACTGCCGATGATCGACATCCTGTCGCACGGCCGCAGCCGCGCCCGCATGCCGCGCTCGCTGATTCTGGAGCCGACGCGCGAACTCGCTGCGCAGGTTGCCGAGAATTTCGAGAAATACGGCGCGGGCACCAAGCTGTCGATGGCGCTGCTGATCGGCGGCGTGTCGATGGGCGACCAGATCAAGGCGCTGGAAAAAGGCGTCGACGTGCTGATCGCGACGCCCGGTCGCCTGATGGATCTGTTCGGGCGCGGCAACATTCTGCTCACCGGCTGCTCGATGCTGGTCATCGATGAAGCGGACCGGATGCTCGACATGGGGTTCATCCCCGATATCGAGGAAATCTGCACCAAACTGCCCAAGACGCGCCAGACTCTCCTGTTCTCGGCGACGATGCCTGCCCCGATCAAGCGGCTTGCTGACAAGTTCCTCGACAACCCCAAGACGATCGAGGTGTCGCGGCCGGCATCGACCAACCTCAGCATCAAGCAATATCTGGTGCCGGTGTCGGGCGTGGCGGCGAAGAAGCGCGACGCGCTGCGCCAGCTGCTGAACACCGACGAGGTGCGCAACGCGATCATTTTCTGCAATCGCAAGACCACCGTGCGCGAGCTCAACAAGAGCCTGAAGCAGCACGGCTTCAAATCCGGCGAGATCCATGGCGACATGGAACAGGCGCAGCGGATTGCCGAGCTGGACCTGTTCAAGGACGGCAAGATCAACATCCTGGTGGCGTCCGACGTCGCTGCACGCGGGCTTGACATCAAGGGTGTCAGTCACGTGTTCAACTTCGATGCGCCGTGGCATCCCGACGATTACGTCCACCGTATCGGCCGCACCGGCCGCGGTGGCGCGACCGGCATCGCGTTCACGCTGGTGACGTCGGAAGATGCCGAGAACATCCAGAATATCGAGAAGCTGACCGGGCAGAAGATCGATCGGCTCGAGATCGGCGCCGCTCCCAAGGCGGAAGCTCCGGCCACGGAAGAACCGCGTCGTGCCCGCCGCGAGCGTGCGCCGCGTGGTGAGGGCCGGCGCGAGCGCGCACCGCGTGCCGAAGTCGAGGAAGCGCCGCAGGTCGAGCGCGAGGCGGAGGTCGAGGCAGCTCCGCAGCAGACCGAACGTCCGCAACGCGCGCCGCGCGCCGGGCCGACGTTCACGCCGCCGCCGCGGCGCGACGTGCGCCGCGATGACCGCAATGATCGTCGTCCGCGTCGCGACGAGCGCGACGATGGTCCGGACGAAGGCTGGAACGGTCCGATCCCGGACTTCCTCAACGCGGTGATCGCGCTCTGATGCCGGGCGGCGGTCGCCCCCGCCGCCCGTCCGATGCCGTGATCCAGCCGGTGCCGCCGGTGGTGATCGTCAGTCCCTGCACCGGCGTATGCGCCATCGACGCCGGGGACCTGTGCCGCGGCTGCGGTCGCACGCTGGACGAAATCGCCGCGTGGAGCGTGATGACGCCGGCAGAGCGCGATGCGATCATGGTGGCATTGCCGACGCGACGCAGGGCGCCGCGATAACGGCGGTCACACCGTCGGCTTCGTGTCGATCGGCGTCAGGCCCTTGTCGTCACCTCGGGATGTTCCCCGACTGCTGTCCTCCGTGACCGGGAGAGGTGCAGACAACCCGTAGCCGTAGCAAGCGCCTTATCAAGACGCGCCGGGGCCTTCGGTTCGCTCGCACTGACCACAGTGACAGCTCAGGTGGCAGCCATCGCGGCCATTGCCGCGTCGTCCAGCGCCGCGGCCCGCTCATACGCCTCCCGCGCCGTCAGCCGCGCGATATAAGCATCGAACGCGTCGCGCTTCGGTAGCGAACCGAACTGCGCGCCCCAGATCACCTGCGACCCGACGTAGACGTCCGCTGCCGTAAACCGATCGCCGGCGATATATTCATGCGCCGCCACCGCCTGTTCCAGTACATCGACCATGCGGTCGTAGGTGCCATAACCAGCCATCCGCTGTTGCTGATCGGTCGGCGCGACACCGAGCGAGCGGTTGGTGATCGCGGCCTCGACCGGCCCGGCCGCGAAGAACAGCCAGCGATAATAGTCCGCCCGTTCGTCTTCGCGTGGGGCGAGGCCGGCACCGGGAAACGCCTCGGCAAGATAGGCGCAGATCGCGGCACATTCCGTCACCGTCTTGCCTCCGTGAATGATCGCCGGCACCTTCGCCATCGGGTTGACCGACAGGAACGGCTGCTCCTTCATCGTCGAGGCATAGTCGAGCAACACGGCATCGTAGTCGACGCCGGCCTCCTCCAGCATCCAGCGCGCAATCCGACCGCGCGACATCGGGTTCGTGTAAAGAATCAGGTCGGCCATTTGCAATTCTCTCATCAGACTCGCCGGAACAAAGATCGAACGATCCTGTCTCCAGTGTCAAGCGTGGCGATCGAGGTTGTTCGCGAACAGATCGAGCATCTTTCCCCACGCGCGCTCGGCCTGTGGCTGATTGTAGACCTTGCTGTCGATCACGCACCAGCCGTGCATCGCACCGTCATAGACCTCGATCTCGGCAGGGCGCTTCGCGGTCGTGAATGCCTCCCGCAGCGCGACCTTGTCGTTCGGGTTGCGTGCATCGTCGTTGGTGGCGATCGCGATCAGATAACCGCCGCGCAACTGCGGGACCAGCTTGTGCGGGCTGTCAGGGGCATCGTTGACCAGCCCTGCGCCGTGGAACGAGGCACCAGCCTTGATCCGTGATGAGGCTGCCGCGGTGCGGATCACCATCGGCCCACCCATGCAATAGCCGGCGCTGCCGATACCGCGTTTCGTATCCACTTCCTTCTGCGTGTCGAGGAAGGCGACGAAGGTCTTGCCGTCGCTGGTTACCGCCGCGGGCGTCAGGACCGCCCGCCATGGCGTGATCCGTTCGCGAACCGCCGGCTGGTCGAACGACTCGCCCGGCTGGACGATCGGCGACTTGGCCGAGCGGTAGAACTGGTTGACGACCAGCACTGCGTAGCCAGACTGGGCGAGCCGGTCCGCCATCGTGCGGAACGCGGGACGCAGGCCCATGATGTCGGGCCATATCAGCACCGCCGGATGCTTGCCGGCCGTCGGTGCGGTAAAATAGGCGTCGCACTGGCCATCGGGCGTGGTGATGACCACGTCGCGGCCCTTGATCGGCTTCGCGTTCGCCGGAGCGGGCAGCAGCACCGCCGCGCCGATCGCGCCCGCGGCGGCACCCAGTTGACGCCGGGACAGATGACGGTCGGTATCGGCGGCGGTCAATTCGTCGCACATGCGCGCTCTCCCAAGTATTCGGGGGAGGCTAGCCGAGACTCACCGCCGGTGCCAACGCATTACGTGTTCCTGCTCTCGCAGGATCGGAGACACAGTTCGGCCGGACCGCGTCAGCGCTTGAACGGATCGTTGAACAGTGCCGCCGCCGCCGCCGCGGGATCGTTATGATCGACATCGACACCGCGCGCCGCTGCGTCACGCTCAGCCCGCAACGATGCGATCAGCGCCTCGCGGTCGCCTTCAAGGCGCGTATCGGTCGGTGCGGCCTCGTTGCCCGATGCCTTCGACGCCTTGGCGACCGCGGCATCCAGTTCACGCTGCGTCGTCAGACCGAGCGTCACCGGATCCTTCGGCGTGATGTTGCCGATGTTCCAGTGGCTGCGATCGCGGATCGCGGCGATCGTGGTGCGGGTGGTGCCGATCAGGTTGCTGATCGCGCCGTCCGTGATCTCGGGATGGTTGCGGATGATCCAGGCGATGCCGTCGGGCTTGTCCTGACGCTTCGACACCGGGGTGTAGCGCGGCCCCTTGGTACGGCGGACCTGCTCGGGGCCCTTGATCATCTTCAGGCGATAGGCCGGATCGGCCTGGCCCTTGTCGACCTCTTCCTGCGTCACCTCGTGCGCACGGATCGGGTCGCGCCCGGTCAGCTTGGTCGCGGCGGTGTCGTCGGCGATCGCCTGCACTTCCAGGATGTGGAGACCGCAGAAGTCCGCGATCTGGTCGAAAGACAGCGACGTGTTGTCGACCATCCAGGAAGCGGTCGCATGAGGCATGAGCGGCTGGGCCACGGGAAAACTCCGTCGGAAATAAATAGGGCCGCCCCTTATCGGAGCGGCCGTGTCATAACCTGCGATGTACTGCGCACTGCTCGGAAGGGCAAGGTGCGACGGCAGCTATAGCGTCAGCACGATCTTGCCGACATGATCGCCCTCTTCCATCCGGGCGTGCGCGGCCGCGGCCTCGCCAAGCGGAAATACCTGATCGATCACCGGGCGCAGCCGGCCGGACTCGACATGCGGCCACACCGTACGGGCGATCTCGTCTGCCACCAGCGTCTTGAAGGCGGTGTCGCGCGGGCGCAGCGTCGATCCGGTCAACGTCAGGCGGCGGCGCATGATCTCGAACAGCGGGATCGTCGCCTGTGGCCCGCCCTGCACCGCGATCGAAACGTGGCGACCGTCGTCGGCGAGGCATTGAAGGTTGCGCGGCACGTAATCGCCGCCGACCATATCGATGACTGCGGTGACGCCCTTGCCGTCGGTGATCGCCTTCACCTGTTCGACGAAATCGTGCGTCTTGTAGTTGATCGCGTGATCCGCGCCCAGTTCCAGCGCCCGCGCGCACTTCGCGTCCGATCCCGCGGTGACGATGATCGTCAGGCCGAAGATGTTGGACAACGCGATCGCCATCGTTCCGATGCCGCTGGTACCGCCGTGTAGCAGCACGCTGTCGCCCTCGGTTGCGAAGGCGCGTTCGAACAGATTGGTCCAGACGGTGAACAGCGTCTCGGGTATCGCCGCCGCCTCGATCATCTCCAACCCCTCGGGGATCGGCAGACACTGACCGGCGGGCGCAACGGCGTATTCAGCATAGCCGCCCCCGGCGAGCAGCGCGCAGACCGGCTGACCCAATTGCGTGTCCTCCACTCCCTCGCCCACCGCGACGATCGTACCGGCGATTTCCAGACCGGGGATCGAGGAAGCGCCCGGTGGCGGCGCATAGCCGCCCTTGCGCTGAAGCACGTCGGGACGGTTGACACCGGCGGCGGCGACGCGGATCAGCACTTCGCCCGCACCCGGCTGCGGCACCGGTCGCTCGACCAGCCGAAGCACCTCCGGTCCGCCCGGCGCCTCCGGGTCGATCGCCTGCATCATCTGGGGCAGTTCGCTCATCCCGTCGCATCCTTCGCGTCCGATCCGCGCGCCTTATTGACATCACCGGGGCAAGGGTCAACGTTGATAGACGATGGATCTGGACGACGCCCCTTCGCGTCCCAACGACGCATTGACCGAGCTGCTGCGGCAGGACCTCGATCCGTTGTCTGTCGACGAGCTGGATTCGCGCATTGCCGCGCTGGAAGGTGAGATCGCTCGCACCCGCGCCGCGCGCGATCGATCGGTTAACCACCGCGCAAGCGCCGACGCGTTATTCAGGCGATGAGCCGTTGCCGCACCGGATGGGCACAGAGCCCTTCGCTCCGGTCGCGGTGTCAAGAGCTTGATGGACGCGCCCCCGATACCGACATTGGTGGAAAGGACGCGGCGACGCACCCCCGGCGCCTCCATAGTCCGACTGGAGTAATCTGAATGCCATCCTTCGCCCCCGCGCTCGAGACTACGCTCCACAAGGCGCTCGAAGCCGCGTCCTCGCGTCGGCACGAATATGCGACGCTCGAACATCTGCTGCTCGCGTTGATCGGCGACGAACATGCCTCCAAGGTCATGGAAGCCTGCCACGTCGACCTGGGCGAGCTCAAGACCACCGTCGCGCACTACCTCGACACCGAACTCGACGCACTGAAGGTCGATGCCTCGACCGACCCGTCGCCGACCAGCGGCTTCCAGCGGGTCGTGCAGCGCGCGATCCTGCACGTGCAATCGTCGGGCCGTGACGAGGTGACCGGCGCCAATGTGCTCGTCGCGCTGTTCAGCGAGCGGGAGAGCTATGCCGTCTACTTCCTGCAGCAGCAGGACATGAGCCGCCTCGATGCCGTGAGCTTCATCAGCCACGGCGTCGGCAAGGGCGGCACCGCCGACGCCACGCCGCCGAAAGGCGCCGAGGAGGACAAGCCCGCCAAGGGACAGGAGAAGGGCAAGACGGAAAGCGCACTCAAGCAATTCACCGTCGACCTCAACGAAAAGGCCAAGATCGGCAAGGTCGATCCGCTGATCGGGCGCGGGCCGGAGGTGGATCGCACGATCCAGATCCTGTGCCGCCGGTCGAAGAACAATCCGCTGTACGTGGGCGATCCCGGCGTCGGCAAGACCGCCATCGCGGAAGGGCTCGCACGCAAGATCGTCGAGGGCGAGGTTCCCGACGTGCTCAAGGAAGCGGTCATCTACAGCCTCGACATGGGGTCGTTGCTGGCCGGCACCCGCTATCGCGGCGATTTCGAGGAGCGGCTGAAGGCGGTCGTCAACGAACTCGAGAAGCTGCCGCATGCGGTGCTGTTCATCGACGAGATCCACACCGTGATCGGTGCGGGCGCAACGTCTGGTGGCGCGATGGACGCGTCCAACCTGCTCAAGCCCGCACTGTCGGGCGGCACGATCCGTTGC contains:
- a CDS encoding SapC family protein, which translates into the protein MASAPLPLFYNGLEPLSSETHATWRVRQQDSAPFLVGQHAVPITTDEFPMVQRHMPIVFSVGEDAIPLALMGLNEGVNVFMGDDGKLTETNFYVPAYVRRYPYMLARLRPDSDELSLCFDPTSEALGAFDEGDVLFENGQPSQTTKAILDFAEQFEQAGARTQAFMNELREQELLMEGEVTIQADQNQQPFVYRGFQMINEEKLAGLRGDQLRKMSQSGMLPLLYAHLFSLSLMREIFARQVTLGKTPQPQIG
- a CDS encoding NAD(P)H-quinone oxidoreductase produces the protein MSELPQMMQAIDPEAPGGPEVLRLVERPVPQPGAGEVLIRVAAAGVNRPDVLQRKGGYAPPPGASSIPGLEIAGTIVAVGEGVEDTQLGQPVCALLAGGGYAEYAVAPAGQCLPIPEGLEMIEAAAIPETLFTVWTNLFERAFATEGDSVLLHGGTSGIGTMAIALSNIFGLTIIVTAGSDAKCARALELGADHAINYKTHDFVEQVKAITDGKGVTAVIDMVGGDYVPRNLQCLADDGRHVSIAVQGGPQATIPLFEIMRRRLTLTGSTLRPRDTAFKTLVADEIARTVWPHVESGRLRPVIDQVFPLGEAAAAHARMEEGDHVGKIVLTL
- a CDS encoding DUF1013 domain-containing protein, with translation MPHATASWMVDNTSLSFDQIADFCGLHILEVQAIADDTAATKLTGRDPIRAHEVTQEEVDKGQADPAYRLKMIKGPEQVRRTKGPRYTPVSKRQDKPDGIAWIIRNHPEITDGAISNLIGTTRTTIAAIRDRSHWNIGNITPKDPVTLGLTTQRELDAAVAKASKASGNEAAPTDTRLEGDREALIASLRAERDAAARGVDVDHNDPAAAAAALFNDPFKR
- a CDS encoding FAD-binding oxidoreductase, which produces MTPAQSAMLDALRPDLGPNGIITDPADIAPWETDWRRRFHGRSPALLAPASTAEVSAIVAAAVRHRVPLVPQGGNSSMVGGATPPADGSALILSLRRMNRIRSVDAEAGLAVAEAGVILSDLHDAASAVERRFPLTLGAKGSATIGGLVSTNAGGTQVLRFGSMRGLVAGLEVVLADGSIHDGLAALKKDNRGYDLTQLLVGAEGTLGVVTAATLRLVPVPEIRATAWVTVADPKAALILLRRFQQATEALESFEILPRESLAAVLAYVPGARAPVVGDHAWHVLIEHTDAMGAALMERLLADALGDNLVADATIAASEAQAAAFWRIRESISDSERALGPASQHDLSVPVETMPRFMIEAAAACEARFPGTHASGFGHLGDGNIHFHVRAAPGTDPDVWYAENVPEVTRFVDDLVIAAGGSIAAEHGIGQMKRGELERLSSPARLATLRAIKTAMDPLYILNPGKLVALAPEAAAQ
- a CDS encoding DEAD/DEAH box helicase; its protein translation is MSFADLGLSDELLTAVTDAGYTEPTPIQAQAIPSVLMMRDLIGIAQTGTGKTAAFVLPMIDILSHGRSRARMPRSLILEPTRELAAQVAENFEKYGAGTKLSMALLIGGVSMGDQIKALEKGVDVLIATPGRLMDLFGRGNILLTGCSMLVIDEADRMLDMGFIPDIEEICTKLPKTRQTLLFSATMPAPIKRLADKFLDNPKTIEVSRPASTNLSIKQYLVPVSGVAAKKRDALRQLLNTDEVRNAIIFCNRKTTVRELNKSLKQHGFKSGEIHGDMEQAQRIAELDLFKDGKINILVASDVAARGLDIKGVSHVFNFDAPWHPDDYVHRIGRTGRGGATGIAFTLVTSEDAENIQNIEKLTGQKIDRLEIGAAPKAEAPATEEPRRARRERAPRGEGRRERAPRAEVEEAPQVEREAEVEAAPQQTERPQRAPRAGPTFTPPPRRDVRRDDRNDRRPRRDERDDGPDEGWNGPIPDFLNAVIAL
- a CDS encoding cytochrome b — protein: MAGFSRGEYYSGVAIAFHWSIAVLVIVNLVIGIGHDAIPVLRSLMGAHKAIGITVLLLTAGRVAWRLAHRPPALPAGTPVWEKGVAHATHWTLYLLMIAMPLTGWLMVSGPGPHRPLLWFGLFDVPTLPVGKGLADLGHDAHGPIGWLMAALVVLHIAAALRHHLILRDTVLTRMAPALRR
- a CDS encoding dienelactone hydrolase family protein; the protein is MCDELTAADTDRHLSRRQLGAAAGAIGAAVLLPAPANAKPIKGRDVVITTPDGQCDAYFTAPTAGKHPAVLIWPDIMGLRPAFRTMADRLAQSGYAVLVVNQFYRSAKSPIVQPGESFDQPAVRERITPWRAVLTPAAVTSDGKTFVAFLDTQKEVDTKRGIGSAGYCMGGPMVIRTAAASSRIKAGASFHGAGLVNDAPDSPHKLVPQLRGGYLIAIATNDDARNPNDKVALREAFTTAKRPAEIEVYDGAMHGWCVIDSKVYNQPQAERAWGKMLDLFANNLDRHA
- a CDS encoding response regulator, with the protein product MIRILLAEDDQIMREYLTRALERAGYAVSPVDRGTAAIPLLETETFDLLLTDIVMPEMDGIELARRAAEMVPGLRVMFITGFAAVTLKAGREMPNARVLSKPFHLRDLVAEVDRVFEVGSVSGLS
- a CDS encoding DUF1289 domain-containing protein; this encodes MPGGGRPRRPSDAVIQPVPPVVIVSPCTGVCAIDAGDLCRGCGRTLDEIAAWSVMTPAERDAIMVALPTRRRAPR
- a CDS encoding N-formylglutamate amidohydrolase; its protein translation is MDASFERIGGQEPDGTPLSPVVLSVPHAGRDYPLALRTALRVPEAALVVLEDRYVDHVAQGARSVETMLVQHRARAWIDLNRSEAERDARVDEGARSHSQPTASTKLRSGLGLVPRRAGAAGDLWRRRFTGAEVAARIVEDYRPYHEALAMTLAAARDRFGIAVLLDIHSMPAVGPHARIVLGDRFGQASAGRFVTRLEAAAAQTGVRTALNTPYAGGHILERQGAPSRNIHAIQIEIDRTLYLDPMLDRPGTGMAQTIAMLRTMIDAVTDEALAGQAGATALAAE
- a CDS encoding glutathione S-transferase family protein produces the protein MADLILYTNPMSRGRIARWMLEEAGVDYDAVLLDYASTMKEQPFLSVNPMAKVPAIIHGGKTVTECAAICAYLAEAFPGAGLAPREDERADYYRWLFFAAGPVEAAITNRSLGVAPTDQQQRMAGYGTYDRMVDVLEQAVAAHEYIAGDRFTAADVYVGSQVIWGAQFGSLPKRDAFDAYIARLTAREAYERAAALDDAAMAAMAAT